A region from the Bactrocera dorsalis isolate Fly_Bdor chromosome 1, ASM2337382v1, whole genome shotgun sequence genome encodes:
- the LOC125780362 gene encoding uncharacterized protein LOC125780362, with protein MHILMATAEALGHCTSDLVVNRSTLHRLREEHRRKETQRIQESFIDKLSDTQAMVVHWDGKVLPDLIEKIKVELIAVLVSYNDESKFLGAPKLISATGENIATAVFDTLSKWNILDRVEGMSFDTTSTNTGPMNGACAQLQRMLGRNLLTLPCRHHILEIYLRSVFDLHFKVTQAPEVSIFERFAKAWPNINTSSFKSGLDCEDIKSHISDGICNDIKQFCHSQLQKTFVRADYEFLRLVLTFLGDKGGKFKTPGVTSHARWITKGIYSLKIFLFRDQFHLNKAELKGLSQICVFLVRLYIKAWYKCSNAITSPLHDLNFVKECINYEKVYPSISSELLRKMQQHMWYLSEENVAMAFFDFNVSVDVKKKMVKNLKSEEPTIKLQNNRKIKKLSDLGNSDLSGFVSKRTLTFFMMYKLSTNFLYLDPESWETNEEFQNGRTICHKLLVTNDTAERGLKFIKDFNTFLTNKEEEKQFLLKVVEEHKKKYKSYKKSELI; from the exons ATGCACATTCTGATGGCGACTGCAGAAGCATTGGGCCATTGCACTAGCGACTTGGTAGTCAATCGTTCTACTCTCCATAGACTGAGGGAAGAGCATCGCAGAAAAGAAACACAGAGGATTCAAGAGAGTTTTATTGACAAA CTAAGTGATACACAAGCAATGGTCGTCCACTGGGATGGTAAAGTATTGCCAGatctaattgaaaaaataaaagttgagcTAATTGCAGTGCTTGTTAGTTATAATGACGAATCCAAATTTCTAGGCGCTCCAAAACTTATATCTGCCACTGGTGAAAATATAGCTACAGCCGTTTTTGATACACTTagtaaatggaatattttagaTCGCGTAGAAGGCATGTCTTTTGACACCACGTCCACTAATACTGGTCCAATGAATGGAGCATGCGCTCAATTGCAACGCATGTTAGGAAGAAATTTGTTGACGTTACCATGCCGTCACCATATTCTAGAAATATACTTACGTAGTGTATTCGACCTGCATTTCAAAGTGACTCAAGCACCAGAAGTCTCAATTTTCGAGAGATTTGCCAAAGCCTGGCCAAATATTAACACTTCATCATTTAAGAGTGGGCTCGACTGTGAAGATATAAAATCTCATATAAGTGATGGCATCTGCAATGACATCAAACAATTTTGTCATTCAcaattacaaaaaacttttgttcGTGCTGACTACGAATTTTTACGTCTAGTACTTACATTTCTTGGTGACAAAGGTGGTAAATTTAAAACACCCGGAGTTACAAGTCATGCACGTTGGATAACAAAGGGAATATAttccttgaaaatatttctttttcgtgATCAATTTCACTTGAATAAAGCTGAATTAAAAGGCTTAAGTCAGATTTGCGTTTTTTTAGTGCGTTTATATATAAAAGCTTGGTACAAATGCTCTAATGCAATTACCTCTCCCCTGCATGATTTAAACTTTGTAAAAGAATGtattaattatgaaaaagtgTACCCAAGTATTTCTTCGGAATTGCTgagaaaaatgcaacaacacatgTGGTATTTGTCAGAGGAAAACGTCGCAATGGCTTTCTTTGATTTCAATGTTTCTGTAgatgttaagaaaaaaatggtaaaaaatttaaaatcagaagagCCAACTATTAAACTACAAAACaatcgcaaaataaaaaaattaagtgactTAGGCAATTCGGATTTAAGCGGATTTGTATCCAAGAgaactttaacattttttatgatgTACAAGTTGTCAACCAACTTTTTGTATTTGGATCCAGAGTCTTGGGAAACAAACGAGGAATTCCAAAATGGTCGCACAATATGCCACAAATTGCTTGTTACTAATGATACAGCGGAAAgaggtttaaaatttataaaggatttcaatacttttcttacaaataaagaagaagaaaaacagtTCCTCCTTAAAGTTGTtgaagaacacaaaaaaaaatataagtcctataaaaaatcagaattaatttaa